The nucleotide window CAGTTGGTCCTTATATGAATTCCGCTTCAATTATTTGAAATGTGGACATTTGTCTTGGAGCAATGAACAACTGTAACCCTGATCCATTTATGATACATTTATGCAGTCAATATTTTCTACTCCACTGAAAGAATGTGGTGCTTGTGCACACATTTTAATGGGTAATAAAACAGTATTGAACAAACCATACAGAATGTTACTGATGAAAAATCAGTATTGATAGAAGATAATTATGTTGTCATATATCCATGTATCATAAGGAGCTCGAGCATAAGTTTAATCCAAAATAGacaataaaggagaaaaaaaaagtctatgcaTCGTCTTTTCTCAAACAGCCTCGGTTCTTCAGGAGTTGGTTGAGAACGCTGTTCTGTTTCAGAACCTTCAAGTCAGATATGTCCTCTGCAATTACAGGTATGTCCTCATTGTGACAAGGCTCATTGTCTTCATCATCATCCAGTGTACACAGGAGGGCATCATTCTCATATGTTGGGAAATAATATCTGGAGATCAGAGATTCAGAAGAGAGTTTAGTTGAGTTTGAACCAAACTTTAATGATACCTTAAAGATGGGATTACTCAGATTCAATACAAAACCATCAGGAAGCATCATGTTCTGCCGATGGGTTTCCAATGCAAAGTATAGACATCTGACAGCTCTTGGTAGGACTTACTGTGGTTGGTCCCAGGTGGACGTCTCCGGCAGTTTCATCACGTGCCCTTCAGAGATGATGTGGTCCGTCATGTCTGCTCTGGAATCAAACTTCTTCTGGCAGCCATAGCAACGGCTCTGGTGGATTTGCCGCCGGATGAAGTTGACCAGCTTCACCTGCTGGTAGAAGTTGAGGTCTGAGAGAGGAGACATCAGGACAGGATGAAGAAAATGACACGGGTCATATTTAGCAACCAACTaaactgtctgtttttttttttaagaatctcccatttaaaactaaactggaGATTCATATTGTTATCatacaaacaataaacaattattggtttttggaaaacacaaaaacatattaaGGAACTGAAATTAAACAGCCTTCATCCATTTCATACCATCAAGTGAAAGTCTGGACTATATGTCCATGTCCACTATAAACGTAActtgaacatgaaaaaaaagctaatttggggCAGAGTCCAAATATATTTGCTCCCAACTGTATATTGAATCTGATAGTTTGTAAATCCAGACAATAATTAGTGTGATGGCAACAAAGCTGCTGCTTAGTGATAATGTTCTGTTACATATTTTACTTACTGAGCTCCATCTTTAAGTTATGAAGATCAAAACCATGGGAGTCCTACAAAAATAACCCGACACCAGAATCAGAGACGCGATCACAATTGTGTTCAACAAACTGCTAACGATAGTGTCAAACATGGATAcactgcttcttttcttttgtaaaatctctgtattttattataagCCTATTTTACCTTCATGTGTGTATAAATCTGATCCATTGTCTCTGATTGATGGTCACAAAAGAGACAAACGGCAGAGACAGGATGGGCTTGCCAGTCGGACCAGTCACTGTGGACGTAAAGGTTAGTCAGAGGGAGCAAGCAGATTCACACACttcacaaaaaaggaaaagatctCGTATGACGTGGATGCACACACACGTGAACAAAGTTGTCTACTCTTAGAAGTTTTTGTGTGTGCGAGAGCCAAGCAGGCAGTGTGGCTTTGATATTTCAACTGAATGTTGGTGCAGAGCCAGATTTGTTAATGAGAAACGAATCTGGCCGAGGAGGAATGGGACCGAAACAGTGAGAGGTGGTCTAGTGGAAAAGCAACTTTTATAaacttggaaaataaatatgcacacaATTGTAGTTCTAGCAGGAATGGTGCCCTGGGCTCACCCCTCCTTCTGCAATGCAAGAAATTATCTGATTGATTTTGCAGCAAAAGGCAGTTAATATAGTCTCAGTTACTCCACTCCACTTGCATACACGTAGCAGCAAACTTGTTCAGGGGACAACTGACAGATgagatatgttttattttgcagtttttggaTGTACCACTCCTTATTGACGACACCCAGGGCAACTACCCATACCGCTTATATCAAAACCCTCCTTTGTATGTACATTACTGATACATTACATTACAACACTGAGGGATACCAACAATTCTGTCCATATGTGTCAATCAATTCCatgtttaaaactgatttaaccTTCGATATCCAGCTGTTTGGATGCGGTTAGAAAAACTTGGGCGTCCGACCTGAAATTCTCCTTTATGTAGATTTTGATGAAGATACTTACTCATCTTCAACATCTGCCAGCTCGCGGTCGTCCTCACTCTGAACCTCCTCCCAGGTTTTTCCCAGTTCCTTACAAGAGAACCCAGTAATGAGCAGAACTACCCCCAATGCACCGACTTCTTCATTTGTACCTCAAGTTAAGAGCAAACGGAAAGACACAGGAAGAGGacgaaagaaaaaataaaaataaaagtctgaccTGCTCTTCTCAAGCTTTTATCTTTGAACAAATTTTTAGTGCTAGCAATGAGAATTTGGCCTCTGaagtgttttgaattttgactgtcctttgttgtattttgttcGAAGTTGTTCtatatgtgaataaaaacaccatcaaagttttgaattttcagtttttctacatttatattTGGGTCAGGTGAGGAGAACTTAAACGGCTTCAGGTTCTCTTAGTGACTTGTAATAAGGTGACTGTTGTGGAACACTGGGCAGGAATACATTCCTAATATGAAGAAGGGACCAATCAAAGCTCGGCAGCCAAGGTGAATGAGTTGACAGCTCAGTAAAATgatgtgtcatttattttcagtgttcCTACAAAATTCATTTCATACAGAGGAGGATTACCATCACTGAGCAAAAACAGAATCCTGACTTGTTTTTCCTCAGAGTTGTGACTTTAAACAGTGGTGCAATGCTGCTGAGACGACAGAGGCAAACAGGTTTTGACTTTCAAAGCATGAACCAAAATTAATGGGTGGACATCAAGTGTTGTTGGAACCTATATGCATCatctaaactaaataaattatgaaaccCTGAAATTATGGAAGTGGATCAGAGccattggggaaaaaaagaaaaagaaattgccTTTAACTTTTAATCCTGAAATGACAAAATTGTAacagaagtctttttttttcaatttaccAGATAGTTGATCACATAAAAGCGGTCGTATTCATGGTTGTTGGCATTGATGCGACGGTGAGCTTTCTTCCTCATGTGGTCCTTCAGTGTAGATTTGTCCCGGAAGATTTTTTCACAGTACAAACACTGCAGGCTTATGGAGGAGAGAAAATACATCTTCTTTAggcaacagagaaaataaactgcagatttggaaactattttaaaaccaGTCACTACAGTACGCTGAAACCATACGAATGGTAACAAAGATCAGAGGCAATAACTTCTCTCAGATGCAACACCACTAATCCTAACCCTAATCCAACagaaagataaaactaaaaacatcacTGTTTACAATCAACCCCTGTATGGTTGTATCTGCAAAATAATCCATCTAACATGATGAATGATTTTAATCATTGTATAATATTTAAGGAGCACAGTTTGGACTTCACACTGAGCAACCAAGTCCGTCTGACT belongs to Gambusia affinis linkage group LG08, SWU_Gaff_1.0, whole genome shotgun sequence and includes:
- the znf277 gene encoding zinc finger protein 277 → MAACERSADYGRDSILEPLSFPELGAGSPSTPSVVQYPSDELLVCLFCSESVPPLQKDTLLRHLLLEHKLVIADIKLIANLPRYLVYWKGRFLEQPVTDFCSVIKTNSTGPVEKQEEYFLLCDVLPEDRILRERLQQKRLEDVLEQQQKERDDCDFHRLCLFCSEECTGNRACLLNHMAREHSFSIGLPDNIVYCNEFLDTLQYKLDNLQCLYCEKIFRDKSTLKDHMRKKAHRRINANNHEYDRFYVINYLELGKTWEEVQSEDDRELADVEDDDWSDWQAHPVSAVCLFCDHQSETMDQIYTHMKDSHGFDLHNLKMELNLNFYQQVKLVNFIRRQIHQSRCYGCQKKFDSRADMTDHIISEGHVMKLPETSTWDQPQYYFPTYENDALLCTLDDDEDNEPCHNEDIPVIAEDISDLKVLKQNSVLNQLLKNRGCLRKDDA